Proteins found in one Chloroherpetonaceae bacterium genomic segment:
- a CDS encoding T9SS type A sorting domain-containing protein, producing MKIILFISALLLLAIRATAQFISGQAANVVLGQPNFSTGGIKPFDSTNFGGPRGIAIDPASGKLFVATGHRILRFSSQAAMISGSSAEAVFGQPNFLVDVSGFTASKMSVPYGVAVDRFGNLYVADSENHRVLRFMNAATAPSGSAAVIAFGQPNLTSRISNNGGLSASSMSFPTGVVVDSLGNLYVCDSENNRVLRFANAATAVTGAAASVALGQPNLTSGTANNGGLSASTLSQPYSVAVDGSGNLYVVDSGNSRVLRFANAASVSTGAAASIALGQPDFFSGSFNNNLTSPTANTMSYPFGVAVNSSGNLYVGDSENNRVLLFVNAATAVTGAAASIALGQPNLTSGTANNGGLSASTMNIPYGVALDPSGNLYVADQNNNRVLRFNNSISNIRENQKGSPQTYALHHNYPNPFNPSTTIGYQLPVTGDVSLKVYDVLGREVATLVNASQAAGSYQANFNASNVSSGVYFYRLEVSSASSQGNLFVQTKKMVLVK from the coding sequence ATGAAAATAATACTGTTCATTTCCGCACTGCTTTTATTAGCAATCAGGGCAACAGCGCAATTCATTAGCGGACAAGCGGCGAATGTTGTTTTGGGGCAACCAAATTTTTCAACCGGGGGTATAAAACCTTTCGATAGCACTAATTTTGGGGGCCCAAGGGGAATTGCCATTGACCCAGCGTCGGGTAAGCTCTTTGTTGCAACCGGACATCGCATCTTGCGTTTTTCAAGTCAGGCAGCGATGATTAGCGGCAGTTCAGCAGAAGCGGTATTTGGACAACCCAATTTTTTGGTTGATGTCTCAGGCTTTACTGCAAGCAAGATGTCGGTACCGTACGGTGTCGCGGTCGATCGATTTGGAAATTTGTATGTTGCTGACTCAGAAAACCACCGCGTCTTGCGTTTTATGAATGCAGCAACTGCACCGAGCGGTTCAGCTGCGGTAATCGCTTTTGGGCAACCCAACTTGACCAGTCGAATCTCAAACAATGGAGGTCTCTCGGCAAGTTCAATGTCGTTTCCAACAGGTGTTGTGGTTGACAGTTTAGGGAATTTATATGTTTGTGATTCAGAAAATAATCGTGTGTTGCGCTTTGCGAATGCAGCAACGGCAGTAACAGGCGCGGCGGCAAGTGTTGCGCTTGGCCAACCGAACCTCACAAGCGGCACAGCAAACAACGGCGGTCTTTCAGCAAGCACCTTAAGTCAACCTTACAGTGTTGCAGTGGACGGGTCAGGTAATTTGTATGTTGTTGACTCGGGTAATAGCCGCGTCTTGCGTTTTGCCAATGCTGCTTCAGTATCAACAGGTGCAGCGGCATCTATCGCTCTCGGACAACCCGACTTTTTTAGCGGCTCTTTTAACAACAATCTCACTTCTCCAACGGCAAACACGATGAGTTATCCTTTCGGTGTAGCAGTTAACAGTTCAGGGAATTTATATGTTGGTGATTCAGAAAATAACCGCGTTTTGCTTTTTGTGAATGCAGCAACGGCAGTAACAGGCGCGGCGGCAAGTATTGCGCTTGGCCAACCGAACCTCACAAGCGGCACAGCAAACAACGGCGGTCTTTCAGCAAGCACAATGAATATTCCATACGGAGTTGCTCTTGACCCATCGGGCAATCTGTATGTGGCTGACCAAAATAACAATCGTGTCTTACGGTTTAATAACTCCATCAGCAATATCAGAGAAAATCAAAAAGGTTCACCTCAAACCTATGCCCTTCATCATAACTACCCCAATCCATTCAACCCAAGCACCACAATTGGCTACCAACTTCCGGTGACAGGCGATGTGAGTCTCAAGGTCTATGATGTGTTGGGAAGAGAGGTGGCAACGCTGGTGAACGCAAGCCAAGCGGCGGGGAGCTATCAAGCCAATTTCAATGCAAGCAATGTGTCAAGCGGGGTGTATTTCTACCGGCTTGAAGTAAGCTCGGCAAGCTCGCAGGGGAATTTATTTGTGCAAACAAAGAAGATGGTGCTGGTGAAGTAA
- a CDS encoding FG-GAP-like repeat-containing protein, whose protein sequence is MNKFLVSAAKYLLLYLFLILINRNSIAQSFSAPTTVSVGTSPRDLVVADVNLDGRPDLLTADNGSNSVSVRLGNGAGGFSGTTSVAVDGPPNNLFIADVNNDGRPDLVTSNGGTINNSLSIRLGDGTGSFTGTSVVLLPLNLVGAFGVFVADIDLDGRQDYLVGNSNSVYFARGNGTGGVTDTTRIDIASQPRQVAVGDINKDGKPDFVAAAAGTNVVSARVGDGLGGFSFVDFENWNIGGATLPWSVILRDVNRDGNLDFITANRTSNDVTVRFGLGDGKFSTVSVSRYSVGGGATRVDASDLDLDGNIDIVSANRTGNSISILRGVGSGSFGTATNISVGNSPESIVASDVNQDGKPDLLVANSADNTVSVLLNTTTITLNPFGAAYGVSVGSTPNRIFVADVNLDGKPDILTAGRFANTVSVRLGDGIGGFTGTTEISVGDQPFGLFVADVNLDGKPDILTANQNAATVSVRLGDGSGNFSGTTEISVGSNPASVFVSDVNQDGKPDFVTANFSGTLSVRLGDGAGGFSGGSNFSPGGSPRNVFIADLNNDSRPDVISASGGANAAIVRIGNGTGSFPTGSTISAGIFTISVFSKDINNDGNPDIIASNNNSANVSVALATGGGAFSTATNYAVGTQPSSVFIADLNLDGKQDFVTGNNGSNSVSFRLGDGLGGFSSLSSISVGTNPLSVFVADVNLDGKPDILTADFNSNRVSVILNDQIPNYSGAPSGISAITYNNVTFTAGTLPLSTSFGVNATLTLNGNVELNGNTITVNNTATGAVAGTGRLFGTGSLVRAFNGDVSYSFPFLEGSDNRSATVAFTSGTGSGTLSFSFFPDPPGITGLPLTLISQPVNTVAPFYWRITSTGSPGTYTLTLNGANMLGVTNLSTLRIAKRAVSGSWSDAGIGTGVSNTGTTSAPVLSQSGMTGFGEFAISGDGVDNPLPVELQSFTARSTGDGAKLEWRTASEFENAGFLIYRDGNPIASFSTTASLKGKGTTSVAQSYSYVDSTAVYGKTYRYQLKDVSFSGRVTEHPPITLEMTVKRTPRAYALLQNYPNPFNPSTRIGYQIPAASLVSLTVYDVLGRVVQELVNANQDAGVYEVSFNASGIASGVYYYRMEVRSTGLQTVNFKQTKKMVLVK, encoded by the coding sequence ATGAATAAATTTTTAGTGTCTGCTGCCAAATATCTGCTTCTCTATCTTTTTCTGATTTTAATAAACCGAAATAGCATTGCGCAAAGTTTTTCTGCGCCAACGACCGTGAGTGTAGGAACATCTCCTCGAGACCTTGTGGTGGCAGATGTAAATTTGGACGGACGCCCCGATTTGCTAACTGCCGATAATGGATCCAACTCTGTATCGGTGAGACTTGGTAATGGGGCAGGTGGTTTTAGCGGAACGACCAGCGTTGCGGTTGACGGGCCTCCTAACAACTTGTTTATCGCTGATGTCAATAACGACGGCAGACCCGATTTAGTAACCTCCAATGGTGGCACTATAAATAATAGTTTATCGATTCGCTTGGGCGATGGGACAGGCAGTTTTACAGGAACTTCGGTTGTGTTACTTCCTCTTAATTTGGTAGGCGCATTTGGTGTCTTTGTGGCAGATATTGATTTAGACGGGCGGCAAGATTACTTGGTAGGCAATAGCAACTCAGTTTATTTCGCTCGTGGAAACGGAACGGGGGGAGTAACTGATACAACTCGAATCGATATTGCATCACAGCCCCGTCAGGTAGCGGTTGGTGATATTAATAAAGACGGAAAACCTGATTTTGTTGCAGCAGCGGCGGGCACAAATGTGGTTTCAGCAAGGGTTGGCGATGGATTAGGAGGATTTTCATTTGTTGATTTTGAAAATTGGAACATCGGCGGAGCCACATTGCCTTGGTCAGTCATATTAAGAGACGTGAATCGGGATGGGAATTTAGATTTCATAACCGCAAACCGCACTTCAAATGATGTCACGGTTCGATTCGGTTTGGGAGACGGAAAATTTTCAACGGTTTCAGTTTCTCGTTACAGCGTTGGTGGAGGTGCGACTCGGGTTGATGCCTCTGACCTTGATCTCGATGGGAACATCGATATTGTTTCAGCGAACAGAACAGGGAATTCAATTTCTATTTTAAGAGGAGTCGGAAGTGGAAGTTTCGGGACGGCGACGAACATTAGTGTCGGGAATAGCCCCGAAAGCATTGTTGCGTCTGATGTAAACCAAGATGGCAAGCCTGATTTGCTCGTTGCCAATTCAGCCGATAATACAGTATCAGTTTTATTAAATACGACAACAATTACCTTAAACCCGTTTGGCGCAGCTTATGGTGTAAGTGTAGGTTCAACACCAAATCGAATATTTGTCGCAGATGTAAATTTGGATGGTAAGCCTGATATACTTACTGCGGGCCGATTCGCCAATACTGTTTCTGTACGACTTGGAGATGGAATAGGTGGTTTTACAGGAACAACCGAAATAAGCGTCGGTGATCAACCTTTTGGATTATTTGTTGCAGATGTGAATTTAGATGGTAAGCCGGATATTCTTACAGCAAATCAAAATGCGGCTACGGTTTCGGTTCGTCTTGGAGACGGGTCCGGTAATTTTTCTGGGACAACTGAGATTTCAGTTGGTAGCAACCCTGCTTCGGTTTTTGTTTCTGATGTAAACCAAGATGGGAAACCTGATTTTGTAACTGCTAATTTTTCTGGAACACTGTCTGTTCGACTTGGAGATGGGGCGGGTGGTTTTTCGGGTGGTTCTAATTTCTCGCCCGGCGGCAGTCCGCGAAATGTTTTTATTGCAGATCTTAATAATGATTCCAGACCTGATGTCATTAGTGCATCCGGTGGAGCAAATGCTGCTATTGTTAGAATTGGAAATGGAACAGGTAGTTTTCCAACAGGGTCAACTATTTCTGCGGGTATCTTTACCATTAGCGTGTTTTCTAAGGATATTAATAATGACGGAAATCCCGACATTATTGCATCCAATAATAATAGTGCCAATGTTTCTGTCGCATTAGCAACAGGAGGTGGGGCTTTTTCAACAGCTACAAATTATGCCGTTGGCACACAACCTTCCAGCGTTTTTATTGCGGATCTTAATCTTGATGGTAAGCAAGATTTTGTTACTGGAAACAATGGAAGTAACTCGGTGTCGTTTCGTTTAGGTGATGGATTAGGTGGTTTTTCAAGTCTAAGTTCAATTTCAGTTGGTACAAATCCTCTAAGTGTCTTTGTTGCTGATGTAAACTTAGATGGAAAGCCAGACATTTTAACTGCTGACTTTAATAGCAATAGGGTTTCAGTCATCTTAAACGACCAAATCCCAAATTACTCAGGTGCACCATCAGGTATTTCAGCCATCACTTACAACAATGTCACTTTCACCGCCGGCACTTTGCCACTGTCAACATCTTTTGGCGTTAATGCAACACTCACGCTAAACGGCAATGTTGAACTCAATGGAAATACAATAACCGTCAATAACACAGCCACTGGAGCAGTTGCAGGCACAGGAAGACTTTTCGGCACAGGCTCTTTGGTGCGTGCCTTCAATGGTGATGTGTCGTACAGCTTTCCATTTTTAGAAGGAAGCGATAACCGCTCGGCAACAGTGGCATTTACAAGCGGCACAGGCTCGGGTACGCTAAGCTTTTCCTTTTTTCCTGACCCGCCGGGAATTACAGGCCTTCCACTTACGCTCATTTCACAGCCCGTGAACACCGTTGCGCCGTTTTACTGGCGAATCACTTCCACAGGCTCGCCCGGAACATACACTCTCACCTTAAACGGTGCCAATATGCTTGGCGTAACGAATCTCAGCACACTTCGCATTGCGAAGCGGGCTGTATCAGGTTCGTGGAGCGATGCGGGAATCGGGACGGGGGTTTCGAATACTGGCACTACAAGCGCGCCGGTTCTTTCGCAAAGCGGGATGACGGGGTTTGGAGAATTCGCGATTTCGGGCGATGGCGTAGATAATCCACTTCCTGTGGAACTGCAATCATTTACGGCGCGGTCAACGGGCGACGGTGCAAAACTTGAATGGCGAACGGCCTCGGAGTTTGAGAACGCCGGCTTTTTGATTTACAGAGATGGCAATCCAATCGCATCGTTTTCAACCACCGCAAGCTTAAAAGGAAAGGGAACCACGAGCGTTGCGCAATCCTACAGTTATGTGGATTCCACAGCAGTGTATGGGAAAACCTATCGTTATCAATTGAAGGATGTGAGTTTCTCGGGAAGAGTGACGGAGCATCCACCGATAACCCTTGAAATGACGGTGAAGCGAACGCCGAGAGCCTATGCATTGCTTCAAAACTATCCGAATCCATTTAATCCAAGTACACGCATCGGCTACCAAATTCCTGCTGCAAGTTTGGTTAGTTTAACGGTGTATGATGTGCTGGGTCGAGTGGTTCAAGAGTTGGTGAATGCCAATCAAGACGCAGGCGTGTATGAAGTGTCCTTTAATGCAAGCGGCATTGCAAGTGGGGTTTATTACTACCGTATGGAAGTACGCTCAACTGGCTTGCAAACCGTTAACTTCAAGCAAACAAAGAAGATGGTGCTGGTGAAGTAA
- a CDS encoding T9SS type A sorting domain-containing protein yields the protein MKIVVFIVSLHLGVSSALAQFTTGQAANVVLGQGGFTAGSTNGLDGAGFISPSGVAVDSVSGKVFVADAGNHRVLRFTSAAAMMTGSAAEAVFGQPNLFSNTPNNGGLSASTMSNPSGVAVDGSGNLYVADQNNHRVLRFASAATALTGAAATVALGQPDFVSAIANNGGLSASTMSNPFGVAVDGSGNLYVADLSNSRVLRFASASTALTGAAATVALGQPNLTSGTANNGGRSASTMNIPSGVAVDGSGNLYVADRGNNRVLRFASAATALTGAAANVVLGQGVFTAGVANLLDGAGFSAPSGVAVDPVSGKIFVADAGNHRVLRFTSAAAMVTGSAAEAAFGQPDLFSNTANNGGLSASTMSIPSGVAVDGSGNLYVADYNNHRVLRFASAATALTGAAAAVALGQPDLVSGTANNGGLSASTMNFPYGVAVDGSGNLYVADFSNNRVLRFASAATALTSAAATVALGQPNLTSGTANNGGLSASTMSSPSGVAVDGSGNLYVADRGNNRVLRFASAATALTGAAAAVALGQPDLVSGTANNGGLSASTMRFPHGVAVDGSSNLYVADQNNHRVLRFASASTALTGAAATVALGQPNLTSGTANNGGRSASTMNGPYGVAVDVSGNLYVADFSNHRVLRFNNITDYTGSPSSITPGSFNNVTFTMNGLLSAGITVNGTLTLEPGISVDLNSNTIQIVNPAASAILGSGSVSGSGSLIRAFNGDNTYSFPYLNGSDNRSASVAFTSGTGSGTLSFSYFNFSAGITGLPLTLVGQEVSTVAPFYWQITSSGSPGTYTLTLNSNNMLGVTNLSTLRIAKRLVSGSWSDVGIGTGVANSGTVLSPILTQIGMTGFGEFAISGNVVDNPLPVELLSFKAKATGDGAKLEWKTASEFENTGYSIYRDEILLASFSTHSSLKGKGTTTNAGEYTFIDSTAVYEKTYRYQLKDVSFSGRVTAHEPVTLKIDVMPRPKVYALGQNYPNPFNPSTTIGYQLPVAGAVSLKVYDVLGREVSTLVNASQAAGSYQANFNASNVSSGIYFYRLEVSSASSQVNLFVQTKKMVLVK from the coding sequence ATGAAAATAGTCGTATTCATTGTATCTCTGCATTTAGGGGTCTCGTCTGCTCTCGCTCAATTTACCACCGGACAGGCGGCAAATGTCGTCTTGGGGCAAGGCGGCTTTACAGCAGGCAGTACAAACGGTCTTGACGGCGCGGGCTTTATCTCACCAAGCGGCGTAGCAGTCGACTCTGTTTCGGGTAAAGTCTTTGTGGCTGACGCAGGCAACCACCGCGTTTTGCGCTTTACCAGCGCGGCGGCAATGATGACCGGTAGCGCGGCGGAAGCGGTTTTCGGTCAACCCAATTTGTTTAGTAATACGCCAAACAACGGCGGGCTCTCGGCTAGCACAATGTCTAATCCATCCGGCGTGGCGGTCGACGGGTCGGGCAACTTGTATGTGGCCGACCAAAATAACCACCGCGTTTTGCGTTTTGCGAGTGCGGCAACGGCGTTAACGGGCGCGGCGGCAACGGTCGCACTCGGACAACCCGACTTTGTGAGCGCCATAGCAAACAACGGCGGTCTCTCTGCAAGCACAATGTCTAATCCATTCGGCGTGGCGGTCGATGGGTCGGGTAACTTGTATGTGGCTGACTTAAGCAACAGCCGCGTTTTGCGTTTTGCGAGTGCATCAACGGCACTAACGGGCGCGGCGGCAACGGTTGCACTCGGACAACCCAACCTCACAAGCGGCACAGCAAACAACGGCGGACGCTCGGCAAGCACAATGAATATTCCAAGCGGCGTGGCGGTCGACGGGTCGGGCAACTTGTATGTGGCTGACAGAGGCAACAACCGCGTTTTGCGATTTGCGAGTGCGGCAACGGCGTTAACGGGCGCGGCGGCAAATGTCGTCTTGGGGCAAGGCGTCTTTACAGCAGGCGTGGCAAACCTTCTTGACGGCGCGGGCTTTAGCGCCCCAAGCGGCGTAGCGGTTGACCCTGTTTCGGGCAAAATCTTTGTGGCTGACGCAGGCAACCACCGCGTTTTGCGCTTTACCAGCGCGGCGGCAATGGTGACCGGTAGTGCGGCTGAAGCGGCGTTTGGACAACCCGATTTGTTCAGCAACACAGCAAACAACGGCGGTCTCTCGGCAAGCACAATGAGTATTCCATCCGGCGTGGCGGTCGACGGGTCGGGCAATTTGTATGTGGCTGACTATAACAACCACCGCGTTTTGCGTTTTGCGAGTGCGGCAACGGCGTTAACGGGCGCGGCGGCAGCCGTTGCGCTCGGACAACCCGACCTTGTGAGCGGCACAGCAAACAACGGCGGTCTCTCGGCAAGCACAATGAATTTTCCATATGGCGTAGCGGTTGACGGGTCGGGCAATTTGTATGTGGCTGACTTTAGCAACAACCGCGTTTTGCGTTTTGCGAGTGCGGCAACGGCGCTAACGAGCGCGGCGGCAACGGTTGCACTCGGACAACCCAACCTCACAAGCGGCACAGCAAACAACGGCGGTCTCTCGGCAAGCACGATGAGTAGTCCATCCGGCGTGGCGGTCGACGGGTCGGGCAATTTGTATGTGGCTGACAGAGGCAACAACCGCGTTTTGCGTTTTGCGAGTGCGGCAACGGCGTTAACGGGCGCGGCGGCAGCCGTTGCGCTCGGACAACCCGACCTTGTGAGCGGCACAGCAAACAACGGCGGTCTCTCGGCAAGTACAATGCGTTTTCCACACGGCGTGGCGGTCGACGGGTCGAGCAATTTGTATGTGGCTGACCAAAACAACCACCGCGTTTTGCGTTTTGCGAGTGCATCGACGGCGCTAACGGGCGCGGCGGCAACGGTTGCACTCGGACAACCCAACCTCACAAGCGGCACAGCAAACAACGGAGGTCGCTCGGCAAGCACAATGAATGGTCCATACGGCGTGGCGGTCGACGTGTCGGGCAACTTGTATGTGGCTGACTTTAGCAACCACCGCGTTTTGCGGTTTAATAATATCACTGATTACACCGGCTCTCCTTCAAGCATCACTCCCGGTTCATTTAATAATGTTACGTTTACGATGAATGGGTTATTGAGCGCTGGAATTACCGTGAATGGTACATTAACATTAGAGCCGGGAATTTCGGTTGATCTGAATTCGAATACCATTCAAATCGTTAATCCCGCGGCAAGCGCCATTTTAGGAAGCGGTTCGGTTTCGGGTAGTGGATCGCTCATCCGAGCATTCAATGGGGACAATACTTACAGTTTTCCTTATTTGAATGGCAGTGATAATCGCTCAGCATCCGTGGCCTTTACTTCGGGGACAGGTTCAGGTACACTCAGTTTTTCATATTTCAATTTTTCTGCCGGCATAACCGGTTTACCTCTAACGCTGGTTGGACAAGAAGTGTCCACCGTTGCTCCGTTTTATTGGCAAATCACCTCAAGCGGTTCACCCGGTACTTACACCCTCACACTAAATAGCAACAATATGTTGGGAGTTACAAACCTCAGTACCTTAAGAATTGCGAAGAGACTGGTTTCGGGATCGTGGAGTGATGTCGGTATCGGAACAGGTGTTGCTAATTCAGGAACAGTTCTTTCTCCCATCCTAACGCAAATCGGAATGACGGGCTTCGGAGAATTTGCAATTTCAGGAAATGTGGTTGATAATCCTCTACCGGTTGAACTCTTATCCTTCAAAGCAAAAGCAACCGGAGACGGAGCAAAATTGGAGTGGAAAACGGCATCAGAATTTGAAAACACGGGATATTCGATCTACCGCGATGAGATTCTTTTGGCTTCATTCTCAACACATTCTTCACTCAAAGGAAAAGGAACAACTACAAATGCCGGTGAATACACTTTTATTGATTCTACGGCAGTCTATGAAAAAACATATCGATATCAATTGAAGGATGTAAGCTTTTCGGGAAGGGTGACAGCGCACGAACCCGTTACATTAAAGATAGATGTTATGCCGAGGCCAAAAGTTTACGCTTTGGGTCAAAACTACCCCAACCCGTTCAACCCAAGCACAACGATTGGCTACCAACTTCCGGTGGCAGGCGCAGTGAGCCTCAAGGTCTATGATGTGTTGGGAAGAGAGGTGTCAACGCTTGTGAACGCAAGCCAAGCCGCAGGAAGCTATCAAGCCAATTTTAATGCAAGCAATGTATCAAGCGGGATTTATTTCTACCGGCTTGAAGTAAGCTCGGCAAGCTCGCAGG
- a CDS encoding response regulator has product MTQFSDHDAPIFLIAEDHQETRNLYRSTLKKVGSIIECKSGKEALQKIAEELPDIVISDVDMPGLDGFELCRTLKSNELTNHIPVILLTGSKTTVSQRIEGIELGADDYLLKPCDPLELRARALNLIEQRKRLLEKFSQVVRLSWEQTSEQHARSADEQFLQRILALFIKHMHDETFQVEDLAEKAGYSRSQLHRKFKAITGKSASQFLQELRLNRAKDLLKSGRFNVSEVSFQVGYSNLSYFSKVFKETFGMLPSDITTK; this is encoded by the coding sequence ATGACGCAATTTTCCGATCATGACGCTCCGATTTTTCTCATCGCGGAAGATCATCAGGAAACACGGAATCTTTACCGTAGCACATTGAAAAAAGTTGGAAGTATTATTGAATGCAAATCTGGTAAAGAAGCCCTTCAAAAAATTGCGGAAGAACTCCCGGATATTGTGATAAGTGATGTGGATATGCCGGGTCTCGATGGCTTTGAGCTTTGTCGCACCCTTAAATCCAACGAACTGACCAATCATATTCCCGTCATTTTGCTTACCGGTAGCAAAACCACGGTAAGTCAGCGGATTGAAGGCATTGAACTGGGTGCTGATGACTATTTGCTTAAACCCTGCGACCCGCTTGAACTTCGCGCTCGTGCCTTGAATCTCATTGAGCAGCGAAAGCGGCTATTGGAAAAATTCAGTCAAGTGGTTCGGCTTTCGTGGGAACAGACTTCCGAGCAACATGCCCGATCTGCCGATGAACAATTTCTTCAAAGAATCCTAGCACTTTTTATCAAGCACATGCATGATGAAACGTTTCAAGTAGAGGATTTGGCTGAAAAGGCAGGCTATTCGCGCTCGCAACTGCATCGCAAATTCAAAGCCATTACCGGAAAAAGCGCTTCTCAGTTTCTACAAGAATTAAGGCTGAACCGAGCAAAAGACTTGCTCAAATCGGGTCGGTTTAATGTCTCTGAAGTGTCTTTTCAGGTCGGCTACTCAAACCTCAGTTATTTTTCAAAAGTCTTCAAAGAAACCTTTGGAATGCTTCCATCCGACATCACGACAAAATAA